In the Euphorbia lathyris chromosome 5, ddEupLath1.1, whole genome shotgun sequence genome, one interval contains:
- the LOC136228570 gene encoding glutamine-dependent NAD(+) synthetase-like — protein sequence MRLLKVATCNLNQWAIDFDSNLKNTKDSVTKAKEAGAAIRLGPELEITGYGCEDHFLELDTVTHAMWECLKEILVGDYTDGILCSFGMPVIKGSERYNCQVLCINRKIIMIRPKISLANDGNYRELRWFTAWKQKDQVVDSQLPFDISKAVNQDSVPFGYGFIQFLDT from the exons ATGAGGCTGTTGAAGGTAGCTACTTGTAACTTGAATCAGTGGGCGATAGACTTTGATTCTAACTTAAAGAACACAAAGGACTCCGTTACTAAGGCCAAAGAAGCAGGTGCCGCTATCAGACTTGGCCCTGAGCTTGAAATCACTGGCTATGGCTGTGAAGATCATTTCTTAGAGCTCGATACTGTCACTCACGC CATGTGGGAGTGCTTGAAGGAAATTCTGGTTGGGGATTATACAGATGGGATATTGTGCAGCTTCGGGATGCCTGTTATTAAAGGATCAGAGCGTTATAATTGTCAAGTTTTGTGCATTAACAGGAAAATTATAATGATTCGCCCCAAAATATCGCTTGCTAACGATGGGAATTACAGGGAGCTAAGATGGTTCACTGCGTGGAAGCAGAAAGATCAGGTTGTTGACTCTCAACTCCCATTTGACATTTCAAAGGCTGTAAATCAGGATTCAGTACCTTTTGGCTATGGTTTCATTCAGTTTTTAGATACGTAA
- the LOC136230217 gene encoding uncharacterized protein: MATLASGILLKLLNGMSTGTKPTSEHRSSLLQVTDIVPADLDEKNLWPKHGFFIKVSDSSHSIYVSLPSEQDDFVLSNKMQLGQYIYVDKLEPGSPVPVVKGAKPLPGRHPLVGTPELMGLREKGEGSSKHPTLGHRRGSWGIGEIGVSSPMVLKPVPLDFDQCTPVKQRVNFGKAASPLIRGRAGRDGNSGAGIRCSFGGGLLAKMVDGKAESPALLRKSCVASSASKFPRSKSVSEREARIPISPFNSSDKKSTTPPPRAVASLKMGADATQKTSCNSNPLLDLQSQSGVPASDNTSNLAINIPGKLSILAKEALQQRETAQKIALQALRDANATETIVRSLKMFSNLSKSARPEAPTTCFEQFLEFHRQIVQSVTEIVAIEAATSAAEIAQTSKTNKKPEDEFPNLHEFIHNNNNSIDHSRSSSSELNSSKRRTALNKSVASFPERSEQQHRSNLGKFLRSSSKGSSGTPLGKLPLEAITENDENKAPGCSSLSNTIKLGKQIEAEAGTWFMEFLEKTMENGPKNGKGADREMKKVPQSVLLKVINWVQVEQSNSIKRPVHPKAAQILRKLRIKMKNP; the protein is encoded by the exons ATGGCGACATTAGCATCTGGAATTCTATTGAAACTACTCAATGGAATGAGTACAGGTACAAAACCCACTAGTGAGCATCGGAGCTCGCTTTTGCAGGTTACTGACATTGTCCCTGCTGATCTTGATGAGAAAAATCTTTGGCCTAAACATGGATTCTTCATTAAAGTTTCCGATTCTTCGCATTCAATTTACGTGAGTCTTCCTTCTGAACAAGATGATTTCGTTCTCAGCAATAAAATGCAACTTGGGCAATACATTtatgttgataaattggaaCCAGGATCTCCGGTTCCGGTTGTTAAAGGAGCAAAGCCGTTGCCGGGGAGACATCCATTAGTAGGCACACCTGAATTGATGGGTCTTAGAGAAAAGGGAGAAGGAAGCTCAAAACACCCAACTTTAGGGCACAGGAGAGGGTCTTGGGGAATTGGGGAAATTGGGGTTTCGTCTCCAATGGTTTTAAAGCCAGTTCCTTTAGATTTTGATCAGTGTACTCCGGTGAAACAGAGGGTAAATTTTGGTAAAGCTGCTTCGCCGTTGATAAGAGGGAGAGCAGGGAGAGATGGGAATTCGGGTGCCGGAATTAGGTGTTCGTTCGGCGGTGGTTTGCTTGCTAAAATGGTGGATGGAAAAGCAGAGTCGCCTGCACTTCTTAGAAAAAGCTGCGTTGCAAGTTCTGCCTCCAAGTTTCCCAGAAGCAAAAGTGTTTCTGAACGAGAAGCTAGAATCCCAATCAGCCCCTTCAACTCATCT GATAAGAAAAGTACCACACCTCCACCAAGGGCAGTGGCTTCACTAAAAATGGGTGCAGATGCTACACAAAAGACCTCCTGCAACTCAAACCCTCTTCTCGATTTGCAATCTCAATCCGGTGTTCCAGCTTCTGATAATACTTCCAATCTTGCCATCAACATTCCTGGAAAATTAAGCATACTAGCCAAG GAAGCTCTTCAGCAGAGAGAAACAGCTCAGAAGATAGCTCTCCAGGCATTGAGAGATGCTAATGCTACCGAAACCATAGTTCGATCTCTCAA GATGTTTTCCAACTTGAGCAAATCTGCTAGACCAGAAGCTCCAACAACTTGTTTTGAACAATTCCTTGAATTCCATCGCCAAATTGTGCAATCTGTCACTGAAATAGTAGCCATTGAAGCAGCTACTTCAGCTGCTGAAATTGCTCAAACCTCCAAAACTAACAAAAAACCTGAAGATGAGTTCCCTAACTTACACGAATTCAtccacaacaacaacaactctATTGACCATTCTAGGAGCTCAAGCTCAGAACTAAACTCATCAAAAAGAAGAACAGCATTAAACAAATCAGTAGCATCCTTTCCCGAACGGAGCGAACAACAACACAGGTCGAATTTGGGTAAATTCCTACGATCAAGTAGTAAAGGGTCATCTGGTACTCCACTAGGAAAACTTCCCCTTGAAGCTATAACTGAGAATGATGAAAACAAGGCTCCGGGCTGTAGTAGTTTAAGCAACACAATCAAATTGGGTAAGCAGATTGAAGCTGAAGCTGGGACTTGGTTTATGGAATTCCTGGAAAAAACAATGGAAAATGGTCCAAAGAATGGTAAAGGAGCAGATAGGGAGATGAAGAAAGTTCCACAGTCAGTGCTTCTGAAAGTTATAAACTGGGTGCAAGTAGAACAATCTAATAGCATTAAGAGGCCAGTTCATCCTAAAGCAGCACAGATATTGAGAAAGCTGAGGATCAAGATGAAGAATCCTTGA